Below is a genomic region from Brassica rapa cultivar Chiifu-401-42 chromosome A08, CAAS_Brap_v3.01, whole genome shotgun sequence.
AACTACACAAATACTTAAATCTGAAAAACTTGGAATCTGAAATAGGGAGCTTCAGATTACTTCTTTAAATCTGAAAAGGACcgtatatctaatctattaaaaccgAAGTACATTTATTACTTAACCCTAATTTTTcctaaataattataaggaaTTGCCACTGACATAATActataaatatacataaattaaatgaaataaatgGTTGCTAAAAACCTTATATCACGCTAAATACACTAGCTTTAATATTAGTTTCCTAAAATCACGTGATATCTTTTGTCGACAAAATCACTTGATATCTTATTTATTATACTTCACATATTTCAACTACAATCTAATATTTgtgatttagttttaaaaaaacaagCTTAACAAAAAATTATCATGACTTTTTTAGATACAAGAATAAAATTGTGTTGTAGGTCTTTGCgccaaaaaattaaattgatggGACAACTAAATTTTGTCAAATtcatatataaatgttaaaggtccatttttaaatatttctgcAAAATAATTGTTACAATATTGTCgttttataaacaaatattcaccaaaactttataatatattttgtttttaatattaatatagaaCATCAgtttatgtaaaataattatattacagtattcctattttaaaaataatatttattacaaaaattaaaaatataaagtaaaaaattaaaataaacttaatttttttataaaaataatttatataaattataaaacttaaTAGATTAAATAGGTTTAATATAAAtggaattaaaaataatttatctaatatacaagttatttaatatttttaattacgtCAATATACAAAACCAAATAAGCAACCGACataacttataaatatttaaacaatatagTCAAAATGTATTAGATCAAACAAcaatgcaatatatatatatatatatatgtgtgtgtgtatatatatattacttttgAACAAAGTCAAAAATGTATTAATTGAAAACaactataaatattatatattacaaaCTAAAATAACATCCGCACCCACGGATTAAAGtcaactagttttttttttttttgtcaacagtcAACTAGTTTAATGCATTAAACACTTAAACGAGAAAGATATCCAAATGCACATCCTATAGTTTAAATGGGCTAACAATTATATTCAAAAGCCCAATATAAACTGCAACATCTGTAAACAAACATTAAAACCTCTCAAAAACCCTTTCGTCATCGAAATAATCATTTCCAGCTGCGACTCCTTCCTTCACTCCTTGTTAGCTCGATCGAGAGAGAGATGCCGCTCGGAGAGAGAGGAGGATGGGAGAGCAGCGAGTCCATGTACTGCGGCGTCGAGACTGATTTCTCCGACGATGTTCCTTCTCTTCTCTCCTTCCACATCTCCACCGGCGGATTCGACTATGTCCTTGCTCCTCTGGTTTGTTTCTTTCATTACTATTACTTCCCTCTGGATTCATCTCTCTCCCTGACTTCCCTTTTTGCTTTACGACTACAGATGAACCCTTCGTATAGGCCGAGCTTGGTGGAAGCAAACGGTTCTTCGGATACTCAGGCTCTTCCAGTCTCTGGCTCTGACTTAGTTTTGGCACCTTCTCAGTGGAGCAGCCATGTCGTTGGTACGATCCTCTTTGCTTTTCCCTATGTTATCAATGATGGGTTTTGATTAGTggtcattttttcatttttctaggAAAGGTTAGTTCGTGGATTGACTTGGATTCTGAAGATGAAGTCTTGAGGATGGACTCAGAAACCACTTTGAAGCAAGAGATAGCCTGGGCTACACATCTCTCCTTGCAGGTGATTTGTGAATCCGTGGGTTTGATTGTTGATGAATGAGGAGGAATTGCGCATTGCTAATGTTTGTTGTTTGTTGCAGGCGTGCCTTCTCCCTACCCCTAAAGGGACCTCGTGTGCCAATTATGCTAGATGTGTGAACCAAATCCTACAAGGGCTGGGTAACTTGCAGGTGGTTTATGAGTCTTTTGCTTTCTTTAAAGAGAATTTTTCATTCCAGCTTTAATAGTTTGTTTcttattcttttgttttgtttgaatgTGATTCTGCTATGAAGTTATGGCTGAGGGTTCCACTGGTGAAGTCTGATGGAGATTCAATGGATGCTACCTCAGAGGGTCTGGTAAGACGTTGTATCACAGTTGATGCAAACTTTAGATTGTTCTTACTTTTTGAGACTGCTTGTGTTACAAATGAATGTCTTATAAACCTATAAAAACACAAATGAATATCTTGTGCCTTGGTGTTTTTTGTATCATTTTTGTTATGTCATGTTGGCTCTAATAAATAGTCGCGTTTATGCAGAATGATTCCTGGGAACTATGGAATTTGTTTCGTCTTCTTTGTGAGCATGACAGTAAGCTGTCTGTTGCTCTTGATGTTATGTGAGTTGAGAGAAACTCGTGATTGTTTTTTGTTAATGTGGactctaaatgttttttttttttccctctgCAAACATAACACCATTTCCTTTATGCAGGAGTAACCTACCCTCTGAAACTTCACTAGGACGCTGGATGGGAGAGTCTGTGAGAGCAGCCATAATAAGCACTGATGTAAGTCCCTCACCTTCTTACCACATTTTAAAAAATCGGTTTTGTTGTTCTGTGAATCACAAAATGCTTCTAATTTGGGTGTGCAGTCTTTCTTAACAAATGCTCGTGGTTATCCTTGCTTGTCAAAACGCCATCAAAAGCTAATAGCAGGATTTTTTGATCATGCTGTCCAGGTAATTTATATTCTTGTCTTTGATACGTAGAACACTAAATATAAATGCCAATAATTTTTACTCTTTATCTGATCAGCTTTTTTTACTGAGTATGTCATTCTGTGATAAGAATCCTCTTTTCATTCATAAATATATGTTGTCTCGTCCTAAGGCTCATTGTCATCAATCTTGTAATTGCAGGTTGTAGTTTCTGGAAAGCCTGTTCATAATCTTCAAAAGGCTTCTGATTCTAACACTGAAGGTTAATTTTCCGTTTTTTTCTTCCTCCGCTAACACTTAGCTGTTATCCTCCGTCCGGGCTTGTTTTATAGTGGTTCAGTTTATGATCGGCATCGTTTATAAAAACATCCGTTCCATGTTTTGATAGTTGTATATAGTGTTGTCTTTTGACAAGTTCCCAAATGTTTTGTTTCTCAGGTACACAGAAGCATCCCCTGCGGTCATATCTGGATTATGTTGCTTATCTGTTCCAGAAAATGGAACCACTTCCTGAACAGGAACGCATAGAGGTCATTTGTTGGATCCTTTACCTCATCCctctatttctttttctttttatcaccAGAGATGCATTCAGGCAGAACAAAACTCAATTCttgtcttattttttttacagcTTGGCTACAGGGATTTTTTGCAGGCACCCCTGCAGGTTATTCTCTCTTCATAAGTATAGTGACTTCTGTTTTTTCACATTAATGCCTTACACTGTCATGAAAGTGCTCCATTCTTACTGTAAAAAGAGCTTCTACTGTTTTTAACTACAGCCTCTGATGGATAACCTTGAAGCGCAAACCTATGAGACATTTGAGAGAGACTCTATTAAATACATCCAAGTATGTTGCGTATGCTTGTTTTATTTCCTTCacattttaaattctaaaaccTCTCTTTTCTTGACGACCCCCTTCTGTTTCTGCTTCGGGTAGCAGAAGGGAGGAGACCAGGATGATTTTGTTATACAATTCATACTAATATTTTGCTTGGTTGGTTCTTTTTTTATGCCTAACTTTTGTCCATCTTTTTGTTGCTAGTATCAAAGAGCAGTTGCCAAAGCCTTGGTGGATAGGGTCCCTGATGACAAAGCGTCTGAGTTAACTACTGTATGTTACATGTCAATGTTTTACTTTCGTAGCTTACATATGGCATTTgcatttataagtttttttttggaacaataTAAAGTACCTCAGTAATACTAAAGTTATAGTTTGTAGGTCTTGATGGTTGTGGGAGCAGGAAGAGGACCCCTTGTTAGGGCATCGTTGCAGGTAAAAACATATGATGCAACTCCACGATGGTCACAATGAGACACTGTTTATTAATCGATTGTGTTCATTGGTTTCATAGGCAGCTGAAGAAACTGATCGCAAGTTGAAAGTGTATGCGGTTGAAAAGAATCCTAATGCAGTTGTAACTCTCCATGTGAGTTGTGACAATGCTAAGTTTTATGTCGTTTCTTTCGGATGTGTGCAGCAGGTTTAGTAACTCAAGAGAGTTATCTTTATCTTTTCTGATAGAATTTGGTCAAGATGGAAGGGTGGGAAGGCATTGTTACGATAATATCATGCGACATGCGATTTTGGACTGCTCCTGAAAAAGCTGATATATTGGTCAGTATGTACAGATTTTATTAGGAATACCAACATTATAGTATTATACAGTTCATCTAAATTCTTGATTGCCTCTGTTCTTCAGGTTAGCGAACTGCTGGGTTCTTTTGGAGACAATGAGCTCTCTCCAGAGTGTCTTGATGGAGCCCAAAGGTTTCTGAAACCAGATGGAATCTCAATACCATCCTCGTATGTGTACTCCTTCGCTAAGTTGAATTTCCATTTAAATATAACTATGCTGCTCGTCCAGTTTTAAAGCTTTAAGGATATTACATCTGTTCTTCTGTAGGTATACAAGTTTCATACAACCTGTAACAGCTTCGAAGCTTTACAATGACGTAGGTCCATCCGCTGTGTACTTTTTCTCACAAGAATTTTTCAATTCAACTTAAGTCTTTTACACTAATTGTGGCAGGTTAAGGCCCATAAAGATCTTGCGCACTTTGAAACTCCTTATGTCGTCAAACTGCACAGTGTAGCTAGACTTGCTCCTTCTCAACCTGTGAGTGTCTCTCTTCAGGATTGCTTAAAATAGCTTAAGGCGTTCTCTTTGAGTACATATATGCAACTCTTGTAGATCTTTCGATCTCAGGTATTTTGTTTTGATCTTAATTAGGTTTTCACCTTTGCTCATCCAAACTTCTCAACAAAAGCCAACAACCAACGCTACAAAAAGCTTCGTTTCAATCTACCAAGCGACGCTGGCTCAGCCTTGGTGCATGGTACAAGGCTACAAGCTTTACTAGTCTTTTGTCAGCTAAAATGGGAATTATTATCTCCGTTTTTTCTATTCTGATGTGATCATACATAACACAACAAAAACAGGATTCGCTGGCTATTTTGATTCCGTCCTGTATAAAGATGTCCATCTTGGGATCGAGCCTACAACAGAAACACCAAACATGTTCAGCTGGTAATGGCTTAATGTTTTGAGTATGACATTTAGGCAGTTGAACCTCCCTCTTGctttaaagaagaaaaagaaaacctaTTTAATATGGTGTTCTTACTGGCAGGTTCCCCATCTTTTTCCCACTGAGGAAGCCTGTGGAGGTTCACCCAAATTCTCCATTAGAAGTACACTTTTGGAGGTGTTGTGGTTCGAAGAAGGTATACAGATTGTTAAAACCACAATTATTATACAACTATACTTCCATCGTCCTGGGAACTATTATTGATTCTCTGATATTCGGGTTCAGGTTTGGTATGAATGGTCAGTGTCTTCACCTACTCCATCTCCGATGCACAACACCAATGGCCGTTCCTACTGGGTCGGCCTTTAGGATCAGAGGATACTGAGATGATGAAGTTATGTAATTTCATTCTGCTGTATTTTTATGTCGAATTAATCAAATTTCTTTTGACATTATGACAAAACACCAAGTGTTGCAAGTATATCAAATCTCATTTGACCTTACGACAAAAGATAAAAGTTTATAAGTGACTCGAATGTCTTTCGACCTTATGACAAAATACCTAAGTGATCAAATCTCTTTTGAACTTATGACTGAAGTCTAATTCACAAGTAAGTCAAATCtttcattaaaatttaattttgaagatTATATACAAAATGAAGAAACTGTAACTAATAGTATTTAAATCAAATATGATCCAAATTTTTAGAGTGGACAAAtgtaaatcaaattaaaaagaattaaaCCCCCAAAACGTATAACAATCATCGTTTACCACATTGGAATCGTAATATTTACCCACCAAAACCATGTTGTCTTCTTGTATAACCAAAACTGTAAGCACCTTATTAGCAATTCATAGCAAAAAAATTACCTGAACGTGTACTCACATGCACATATACACACACAtaatctctccctctctctgtAACACAAAGCAGACAAAAGCCTTCTTTCAGCTTACTGGATTACTCAGCTGGGTGTTCCGGTCTCAGTAGTCGCAGTTTCCTCCTTTCTTTCTGGAATGGGACTATTCCCACGTTCACTAGACGAGCTGCTGCTATTAACCAATTCACTGGTTTCAATCAATGACGGGGAGTCTGTGACCAGTGGAGCGGGAacaggaggaagaagaagtggatTCTCCTCTGAATACTTCGGTTTGTTCAGGGCGTTACAGTGAGGGCAATAATACGTAATGTATGCGAAATCCTCTTTCCTAGCAAGTCCTGCCGAATTATGAAACACATTGCAAAACCATGTTAGAAGCCAGTAATATATTGTAATGATTCAAGTAACGAATGATGTTTAGAGATTCATTTACCGTTGTGCATATGACAATTTTCACAAATAATTGCAAATGACTGTGTAGGGTCTTCGCCAACAAGGAGAGCCGCGATGCGTGAGATCCAACTGCCATCGGGAGCCGCATATCCCTCAGGACTGTAATGCGTGAGATCCATCTGCTGGTTTTGCTCTGCGGTGCCGAGTAATCTCTCGCTTGCCCCAGAATGGCGAGACTCATCATCAGAATGATGTGTTGAAGTGCTTGCAGAACTGTGGGGTCTAGCATTCGGATGTCTTCGATTCCTCAGCCCTCGTGATTGGTTAACCTCCATGTCATTGCTCTTTCCCCAAGCTGGATCGACTAGGGATTCATCTCCTAACACTACTTTTAAGCCAGAGTCAGCACCTAATTTGGAGGCTAGGACAGTTGCAGCTGCTGCTTTAGCCGCAGGATCGGGGTCATATCTCTGCATCAAAAAGGCCCATGTTAGCACCAGCTGTAGCTGCAGTAGTAAGCTATCAAAGACCTCAAGTCACAGTGACAAGCATTATCAATTATTAGAACATACTGCACCAATATGCCACGCATAAAAGAATTACTTTCAAAACAACTAATGTTTTCTTATGGGATGCTTGTCACCGTGGTAAATGAATTCCATCTGCCAACCCTATCTACGTTCATATTCGCCATCATCCCAAATACAGCAAACAAACTTTGAAGTTTGAACACATAGTAACTACAAGTGATAAGCACTCAAAGCATCAGTACTTGATCAAACCAATACGAGCAAATAAAGAAATGGCAAACAAACCAAGATGTTAACCACACTCACAAAACTCCCTTGGTTACCTTACCTCAATAAGTTGTTGCGTGATGTAAAAATTGGTCCTTTCCTTAAGCTCATTGATCTTATCCAACCTCTCTGCTCGAAGCTTTTCCAAAGTCCTTTGATCTCTGCGGTCAACTATACAACAAGTTTTACACAGAGAAGAAAATACAAACATACAAGAGCCTATCAAACACAAGACTCACACATCTTTGAGAAAGTGACGATGGAGGAATAAGCAAGAGCAGAGAGAGCAGGTAATAGAAACATAGGCAAGATCCGGAAACTCCTCATCTTCCAATCCAAATCCTTAGTTCTGGTTGCCATGATCGCATACCCCACTGCAATTACCTGAAAGGAAGCATTTTTAGCAACCTATTCAAAGGACAGGGCTTGAAAACAACTAAATGATGAATATGCAAATgatcaaaacatcaaaaattcaaaattcaaaatcaatAGTGCTGACCTCAAAGAAGAGGGAGGAAAGGACGAGGTTTCTAGTGAGTTTCCTCCATGTGATCGATCTGCGCTTGATCCTTGACAGAACATTTGCTTCTTCCTTTGAGATGTACTCAAGCCTCTTCTCGAAATCGTCTCCTTTGTCTCTAAACATCGCGTTCCAAATACGCGAGAAGAATccattttgtttcttcttcacgCTATCATCGGAGGTTGCGGTGGCGACGGGGGAATCATTCTGATCACGTGTCTCAGCCACCGCTCCTTCCTGCTCCTGCGCCATGTCCTTTATTACTACCTTATTGATCTGGAGTTTCTCTTAGAGACGAAGGATTTGAATATTTTGAAGGATCATcagcttcatcatcatcatcatctctctcGAGCCAAAGGAGAAGAGGGAGGAACACCGGTAAAGCCACGACGACGTCAACGCACGTGATTCCCGCGTGCTTCTGTATCATAAACTCGACTATTGGGCCCAGTTCTTCTTGCCCATTCTCTTCCAACTCTATTTGGGCCCAGTTTCCATCGAACCTTTcatcatttctttttttattttaacgttTCTGATTTTCGTCTAATGTAAGCACAGTTAACTTATGGGATCATAACTCATAAGTTCGGTTTATAAAAAAGTTACTAccgaagaaaaaaatatagttttgtcAGATAGTGACACACCCAGTGGGACTCGAACCCACAATCGCTTGATTAGAAGTCAAGCGCCTTATCCATTAGGCCATGGGTGCTTGTTGTTATTCCACTATGAGGAAgagattatttatttaaaacacACCATAAACTAAGCTTGAAGGTGGTGTAATGCATTTTTGTGGTTTCAGCAGATCTTAAGCTCATCAGTGCTGTCTTCTCTCTTTCTTGCATCAAGTTGGTTTCTAGTCATAGCCTGATATTGTCGGTTTTATACAGAGGTTGGTAAATGGAGAAGTGTAGTAGGAGAGGAAAATCATGTGGGAACAGATATTGAAAACAAATGCCTCAACACATGCAACATAAAATATAGGTTGGACGCCAACTCCTAATCGTTTTATTCAATTCTTAACATCTCATGAAGTCCAgtgtagaagaagaaaaaaggagGACACACATGCAAAACAAGAACAACAAACTGCATGCTAAACAAAACAAGTTCAACAAATACAATGATGCAAGTATACCCTCACAAATAAGCATCTAAAGGAACACATGTAACTAGTTGTTAAACCATATTTAGCACTAAAATGACTGCAAGCACTAGTCTAGATTGTTTATCCAGTCCATTATGAGGAAATTGTCCAGCTGTAAGTCTTCTACTGAATATATTGATTCTGCAGTTGCGTCCACTGGGAGATAATGTTCATTGGCAGAAGACGCATCAGAGGAAGCAGGAACATGAGATGGAACCTGATATGTTGCCGGGACTGTGGTGGTCGGCGAAGAAGGCGCAGACGCAACTGATAAAGCATAGTCTGTTGCTATTGTCTGTATGTCATGCTTGGACAGAGGCCGGACAGAACCTTCAGGAAGCTGAGGCTTTTTATCATTTGGAAAGTTGAAAGCTCCTTTCTCACCCTTAATGCAAAACAAAGCAGAGTCATAGGCTCGAGCTGCCTTCTCTGGAGCATCATATGAGCCTAGCCATATTCGTCTTCCGGTCCTTGGAACTCTTATCTCAGACACCCACTTTCCCCAGGACCTCTTTCGGACACCCCTATAGCATTTGAACTTCTGATCTTCTTCAAGTGAAGAGCTAAGAAGATGAGATTTAGGAGTAGAGGGTGGCATCAGGACCACAACAGAAGCAGATCTTCTAGATTAGTGTTTATGCACAAGTATAGAGACTGAAAAGTAAGGGTATAGCAAGCACAAAGAACATTTGGAGCAGGTGGAGATGAAATGGAGAGGCACGCTAAGTTTGTTAACAGCACGTGTCAATGAAGAAACTGCTGTTGTGACAGGATAGTAGAGTTCTATCCGAGATATCGACTGACAAAGTAAAAGACAATGTACTTTGTCAAAGCATACGTTTCTTTAAAAAAGAGACACTGcagaaagaaagtaaaaaaaaaaagaggggaAGAACCTACGGGTTGTTACAAAGTCTAGTGACCGTTTTTTTCCCAAGTTGAGACACTTGTAAGAACCACCACAGATTCGGAAGTTATTATGCGATTAATCCAAAGCTAGATAAAGTTTCAGTTTTCTTCCATGTTAGTCAGAAAACCAGTAAAAGCATTTATGTAGACTGACACACCCTTTGATGGAAACATTTGATCCAAGTCATGTGAGCGTTAGGAAGATACCTCTAGTGGAAGCTTCCTGCGATCCTGAGGAATCGAGCCAAACAACATTGAAACTGAAACTGTATAAATGAGAAAGagccaagaaaaaaaataagatggaCTGCAACCTTCTAAAGTTAGAAACATTAACTATGTCATATAATTATGTACTAAACTTCTGAAGGCACTAAAGCATAATCTTTGTCCTTGAGTTGGAGAATCTTCTACTATTACCTAGATGGACAACAAAGGGTCCGTTGATGATCGACATACATTGCTCAGAGCAGTCTAACATCATGTGCAAGTGGAGCTGTCGAACAAGGTctaaatcaaaaaataattaagaattttgaaaataaatatacaagtTTAGACCTTGTTCGAGGTAAATTtagataatgtttttaaaaaacatataatatatatctataaaaatagtTAGTTAAAACTATTTCATTACTTTGTTAAATTTATCGATAATATTTTTGAACAGGGCTCAAAACATAATTTGAGACGGCCCTGACATAGCTGATAGCACATTGATCTCCATCAGCAAATTGCAAACTGCATAAAGTCTGGTACGCATAAAAGAAATATCAGCTAGTTATGGAAATCAAAgctcattttataaaaatgaattCACCATTATTGGACCAACACTAGTTGCTACCTTTATCTCTTTGACGCATAGGCTTGGCCTTCAATTTCAGCAAATACCTTAACGAAAAACGCAAGAATGCTTCCTGGAAAATTTAGGACACAAACGCATGTTCGTGTCTCTTCTTAAAAGATCTAAGGATGGTATAAAGTGCGAGTAACTATTTGAGCAAATAGTTTACAATAATGACAAACAGCCAATAAACCTTTTATATTCAAAGAGATtacaaataatgttttttttttttttttttttttttttttttttggtaaaatgttaagattattataccaaattttctttttttacagAAATACGAAGAAGACTAGAAACGGAATTGCAgaaattaaaactaaacaaaGCATCTAT
It encodes:
- the LOC103834634 gene encoding protein arginine N-methyltransferase 1.5, with amino-acid sequence MPLGERGGWESSESMYCGVETDFSDDVPSLLSFHISTGGFDYVLAPLMNPSYRPSLVEANGSSDTQALPVSGSDLVLAPSQWSSHVVGKVSSWIDLDSEDEVLRMDSETTLKQEIAWATHLSLQACLLPTPKGTSCANYARCVNQILQGLGNLQLWLRVPLVKSDGDSMDATSEGLNDSWELWNLFRLLCEHDSKLSVALDVMSNLPSETSLGRWMGESVRAAIISTDSFLTNARGYPCLSKRHQKLIAGFFDHAVQVVVSGKPVHNLQKASDSNTEGTQKHPLRSYLDYVAYLFQKMEPLPEQERIELGYRDFLQAPLQPLMDNLEAQTYETFERDSIKYIQYQRAVAKALVDRVPDDKASELTTVLMVVGAGRGPLVRASLQAAEETDRKLKVYAVEKNPNAVVTLHNLVKMEGWEGIVTIISCDMRFWTAPEKADILVSELLGSFGDNELSPECLDGAQRFLKPDGISIPSSYTSFIQPVTASKLYNDVKAHKDLAHFETPYVVKLHSVARLAPSQPVFTFAHPNFSTKANNQRYKKLRFNLPSDAGSALVHGFAGYFDSVLYKDVHLGIEPTTETPNMFSWFPIFFPLRKPVEVHPNSPLEVHFWRCCGSKKVWYEWSVSSPTPSPMHNTNGRSYWVGL
- the LOC103834636 gene encoding ethylene-responsive transcription factor ERF015-like; protein product: MPPSTPKSHLLSSSLEEDQKFKCYRGVRKRSWGKWVSEIRVPRTGRRIWLGSYDAPEKAARAYDSALFCIKGEKGAFNFPNDKKPQLPEGSVRPLSKHDIQTIATDYALSVASAPSSPTTTVPATYQVPSHVPASSDASSANEHYLPVDATAESIYSVEDLQLDNFLIMDWINNLD
- the LOC103834635 gene encoding uncharacterized protein At2g24330, which gives rise to MAQEQEGAVAETRDQNDSPVATATSDDSVKKKQNGFFSRIWNAMFRDKGDDFEKRLEYISKEEANVLSRIKRRSITWRKLTRNLVLSSLFFEVIAVGYAIMATRTKDLDWKMRSFRILPMFLLPALSALAYSSIVTFSKMFDRRDQRTLEKLRAERLDKINELKERTNFYITQQLIERYDPDPAAKAAAATVLASKLGADSGLKVVLGDESLVDPAWGKSNDMEVNQSRGLRNRRHPNARPHSSASTSTHHSDDESRHSGASERLLGTAEQNQQMDLTHYSPEGYAAPDGSWISRIAALLVGEDPTQSFAIICENCHMHNGLARKEDFAYITYYCPHCNALNKPKYSEENPLLLPPVPAPLVTDSPSLIETSELVNSSSSSSERGNSPIPERKEETATTETGTPS